Proteins from a genomic interval of Oceanispirochaeta crateris:
- the carB gene encoding carbamoyl-phosphate synthase large subunit encodes MPARKDIHKILIIGSGPIIIGQACEFDYSGTQAVKALKEEGYEVILVNPNPATVMTTPGIADRIYVEPLSVKYLTEIISKERPDAVLSTMGGQTALNLTLDLAEEGVLEKYGVEVIGANTESIFKAEDRGEFKKVVESLGLESPRSIVTKTVAGALKLEKEVGLPLVIRPSFTLGGMGGSIAYDHEGLKDLVEKALQASPVGEALIEESLIGWKEFEMEVMRDKMDNAIIVCSIENIDPMGVHTGDSITIAPIQTLDDRAFQKMRTASIDILRAIGVDCGGSNVQFAVKPDTGRMIVIEMNPRVSRSSALASKATGFPIAHCSAKLAVGFTLDEVTNEITGKTASCFEPVLDYCAVKVPRFETEKFPTGYSALGTQMKSVGEALALGRTALEALNKAIRASETGFDGISELRVSEKELESILTTAHPRRLLGAYTWIKWNPKGSLDALAEKTGFNSWFLYQLQKQVKLENRIAAAADLDKELMLEAKQTGLSDGRIAELRSESPASVTALREEQGLEANYHFVDSCAGEINAQTPYFYSTWGEVDEGAPTGDEGIIILASGPNRIGQGLEFDTCCTLASISLREEGFKTIMINSNPETVSTDFNISDRLYLEPLTAESVKQIMKKEQVQKIVVQLGGQTPLNMVEELEASGAQVVGTSVENINKAEDRKLFSESMTKLCLNQPRNKSAYSREEVVQFSKDIGFPVLLRPSFVLGGRSMFIAYSVEELDIFLSKGIVISQDRPVLVDQFLEDAFEYDLDAVSDGKNVYIGGIMQHIEAAGIHSGDSACVFPPYKSTPEILKEMTDAAVSIAREFKVQGFLNIQFAVKDDQLYILEVNPRASRTVPFLSKTSGVNLIEAAVKVWSGTDLMNQGLVDKETGIGQGSCQTGWAVKEAVFSFDRFAGLDPILGPEMKSTGEAIGIGESYGEAFAKVQAAVGCYLPTSGRVFVTVSDKDKQTILPIIKDLVEMGFEIAATRGTADFLYKNGIFSEVILKLHQGHPSVVDHMSSGRIDMLINTPLGRNSQMEDEEIRTEAVRRKIPYTTTTSAAQAAVIGIQYLMSERIHSQPLPEPLKKKAL; translated from the coding sequence ATGCCCGCTAGAAAAGATATTCATAAAATACTGATCATCGGATCAGGACCAATCATAATCGGTCAGGCCTGTGAGTTTGATTATTCGGGAACTCAGGCAGTTAAAGCGCTCAAAGAAGAGGGATATGAGGTCATCCTAGTCAACCCCAATCCTGCTACTGTGATGACCACCCCAGGAATTGCAGATAGGATCTATGTGGAACCTCTCTCTGTTAAGTATTTAACTGAGATCATCAGTAAAGAGAGACCCGATGCAGTCCTGTCAACCATGGGAGGGCAAACGGCTCTCAATTTAACCCTTGATCTTGCCGAAGAAGGAGTTCTTGAAAAATATGGTGTTGAAGTCATCGGTGCCAATACGGAATCCATATTCAAGGCCGAAGACCGGGGCGAGTTTAAGAAAGTTGTTGAAAGCCTTGGGCTTGAATCGCCCCGTTCTATTGTTACCAAGACAGTAGCTGGGGCTCTTAAACTTGAAAAAGAAGTGGGACTTCCCCTTGTTATCCGTCCCAGTTTTACCCTCGGAGGAATGGGTGGAAGCATCGCCTACGATCATGAAGGTTTGAAAGACCTTGTGGAAAAAGCCCTCCAGGCAAGCCCTGTGGGAGAAGCCCTCATTGAAGAGTCTCTCATTGGATGGAAAGAGTTTGAGATGGAGGTCATGAGAGATAAGATGGACAATGCCATCATTGTCTGTTCCATTGAGAATATTGATCCCATGGGGGTCCATACGGGAGACAGCATTACTATTGCTCCCATACAGACTCTTGATGATCGTGCTTTTCAGAAAATGAGAACGGCCTCCATTGACATTCTACGAGCCATTGGGGTTGATTGCGGTGGGTCTAATGTACAGTTCGCCGTCAAGCCGGACACGGGTAGAATGATCGTTATTGAGATGAATCCCAGAGTTTCCCGTTCCAGTGCACTGGCCAGCAAGGCTACGGGATTTCCCATTGCTCACTGCAGTGCCAAGCTGGCAGTCGGTTTTACACTCGATGAAGTGACCAATGAAATAACAGGAAAGACTGCCAGTTGTTTTGAACCGGTATTGGACTATTGTGCCGTTAAAGTTCCCCGGTTTGAAACAGAAAAGTTTCCAACGGGATATTCGGCCTTAGGAACTCAGATGAAGTCTGTGGGTGAAGCACTCGCTCTAGGGAGAACTGCCTTAGAGGCCTTAAATAAGGCCATCAGAGCCTCTGAAACAGGTTTCGACGGGATTAGTGAATTGAGGGTGAGTGAAAAAGAGCTGGAATCTATTCTCACAACAGCCCATCCACGCCGCTTGTTGGGAGCCTATACATGGATCAAGTGGAATCCAAAGGGGTCACTTGATGCTCTGGCCGAAAAAACCGGATTCAATAGCTGGTTCCTCTATCAGCTTCAGAAGCAGGTGAAACTTGAAAATAGAATTGCCGCTGCCGCTGATCTTGATAAGGAACTCATGCTGGAAGCGAAACAAACAGGTCTTTCAGATGGCCGGATTGCTGAGCTGAGGTCAGAGTCGCCCGCTTCGGTTACCGCATTGAGGGAAGAGCAGGGCCTGGAAGCTAATTATCATTTTGTAGATAGTTGCGCCGGTGAAATCAATGCTCAGACTCCCTATTTCTACTCCACCTGGGGCGAAGTCGACGAAGGTGCTCCCACGGGAGATGAGGGGATTATAATCCTCGCATCCGGTCCGAACAGAATCGGTCAGGGGCTCGAGTTTGATACCTGCTGTACCTTGGCTTCCATTAGTTTGAGGGAAGAGGGATTCAAGACAATCATGATCAATTCAAATCCTGAAACCGTCTCGACAGACTTTAATATTTCCGATCGTCTCTATCTTGAACCTCTCACGGCCGAATCGGTGAAACAAATTATGAAGAAGGAACAGGTTCAAAAGATTGTCGTCCAGTTGGGCGGACAGACTCCGCTGAATATGGTTGAAGAACTGGAAGCGTCCGGTGCTCAGGTGGTGGGAACCTCTGTTGAAAATATCAACAAGGCGGAAGATAGAAAGCTATTTTCAGAATCGATGACGAAATTGTGTTTGAATCAGCCAAGAAATAAGAGCGCCTATTCTAGAGAAGAGGTCGTACAGTTTTCAAAAGACATCGGTTTCCCCGTTCTGCTGAGGCCCTCCTTTGTTTTGGGCGGGCGGAGCATGTTCATTGCTTATTCAGTAGAAGAGCTGGATATTTTTCTCAGTAAGGGCATTGTGATTTCCCAGGATCGGCCGGTACTGGTGGATCAGTTTCTTGAAGATGCCTTTGAATATGACCTGGATGCCGTTTCTGATGGAAAAAATGTCTACATTGGCGGTATTATGCAGCACATCGAGGCTGCGGGTATTCATTCTGGAGACTCCGCCTGTGTTTTTCCACCCTATAAGTCCACACCGGAAATACTCAAGGAAATGACCGACGCAGCTGTGTCCATCGCTAGGGAGTTCAAGGTTCAGGGATTTTTGAATATCCAGTTTGCTGTAAAAGATGATCAACTCTATATTTTGGAGGTCAATCCAAGAGCCTCCCGAACCGTGCCATTCCTGTCTAAAACATCCGGTGTGAATCTGATAGAAGCCGCTGTCAAGGTTTGGAGCGGTACGGATTTGATGAACCAGGGGCTTGTGGACAAAGAGACAGGCATCGGGCAGGGCAGCTGCCAGACTGGTTGGGCTGTGAAAGAAGCCGTCTTCTCCTTTGATCGCTTTGCAGGATTGGATCCAATACTGGGACCTGAAATGAAATCCACTGGTGAAGCCATCGGTATAGGTGAAAGCTATGGAGAAGCCTTTGCCAAGGTTCAGGCTGCAGTCGGGTGTTATTTACCCACAAGCGGACGTGTTTTTGTGACTGTATCAGATAAAGACAAGCAGACTATCCTACCCATCATCAAGGATCTTGTTGAAATGGGTTTTGAGATTGCTGCAACCAGGGGTACGGCAGACTTTCTCTATAAGAATGGGATCTTTTCAGAAGTCATCCTCAAATTGCATCAGGGGCACCCCAGTGTGGTAGACCATATGAGCAGCGGAAGGATCGATATGCTGATCAATACACCACTGGGCCGCAACTCTCAAATGGAGGATGAAGAGATTCGAACAGAAGCTGTCAGAAGGAAAATTCCATACACCACAACAACGAGTGCAGCTCAGGCTGCAGTCATTGGTATTCAATACCTCATGAGTGAAAGAATCCATTCCCAGCCTCTGCCGGAACCTCTCAAAAAGAAGGCCTTATAA
- the carA gene encoding glutamine-hydrolyzing carbamoyl-phosphate synthase small subunit, whose product MQEKAYLVLENGSVFPGRCFGVEAPGVSTLAVGSDIPFGELVFNTGMSGYHEILTDPSYTGQIVTMTYPHIGNYGCDDHWSENGPEPSSRKDVKVSALVVREVYDGPLPHGRISLDLYLKNNNICGITGIDTRKLTIMLRDNGSCNAVVVRPSDTGSGWTDSDHKACLEYLKSLPSMEGQNLIADVGVDEVVHFPGSGTHIALLDCGIKANILRELESRSCRISLLPSGATIQDIEKVNPDGVFLSNGPGDPAVLEHQTSLVQNLLGKYPVVGICLGHQIIGQAIGSQTYKMKFGHHGCNHPVRDEKTGRVFVTSQNHGFAVNEKTLPKDVTVRFRNANDGSIEGLEWKEKKLLCVQFHPEASPGPVDSSWIFDAFLDVINNTASPEEKVK is encoded by the coding sequence ATGCAGGAGAAGGCTTATCTGGTGCTTGAAAACGGTTCAGTTTTTCCAGGCAGATGTTTTGGTGTAGAGGCTCCTGGAGTTTCTACTTTGGCTGTGGGTTCAGACATTCCCTTTGGTGAGCTTGTTTTCAATACAGGCATGTCTGGATATCATGAAATACTGACTGATCCCTCCTATACAGGGCAGATTGTCACCATGACCTATCCACATATTGGGAATTACGGCTGTGATGATCATTGGTCTGAAAATGGACCTGAGCCGTCATCCCGAAAAGATGTCAAAGTCTCCGCCTTGGTGGTGCGTGAAGTTTATGACGGACCACTGCCTCATGGACGAATTAGCCTTGATCTATATTTAAAAAATAATAACATATGTGGAATAACGGGTATCGATACCAGGAAGCTGACTATCATGCTTCGAGATAATGGCAGTTGTAATGCAGTTGTCGTCAGGCCCTCAGATACCGGCTCCGGCTGGACAGATTCAGACCACAAGGCATGCCTTGAATATCTTAAGAGTCTTCCTTCTATGGAAGGGCAGAACCTAATAGCAGATGTAGGTGTTGACGAAGTGGTCCATTTTCCTGGATCAGGAACTCATATCGCACTTCTTGACTGCGGCATTAAAGCCAACATTCTCCGGGAGCTTGAAAGCCGGTCTTGCCGGATTAGCCTTCTTCCATCGGGAGCGACAATTCAGGATATTGAGAAAGTGAATCCTGATGGTGTTTTTCTCTCCAATGGCCCCGGCGATCCTGCTGTTCTGGAACATCAAACATCACTTGTTCAAAATCTGTTGGGTAAATATCCCGTTGTGGGAATCTGTCTGGGACATCAGATCATAGGCCAGGCAATCGGTTCACAGACGTATAAAATGAAGTTTGGTCATCATGGCTGCAATCATCCCGTCCGGGATGAAAAGACAGGCCGGGTTTTTGTCACATCACAGAATCACGGTTTTGCTGTGAATGAAAAGACCCTTCCAAAAGATGTGACTGTACGCTTTCGAAATGCAAATGACGGATCTATTGAAGGTCTTGAATGGAAAGAAAAGAAACTGCTATGTGTACAGTTTCATCCAGAAGCCTCGCCGGGGCCTGTGGATTCAAGTTGGATTTTTGATGCTTTCCTAGATGTGATCAATAATACTGCCAGTCCAGAGGAGAAAGTAAAATAA
- a CDS encoding adenine phosphoribosyltransferase, with amino-acid sequence MSSNFNLDDSIRKIEDFPHKGILYYDITSILTNPEAFSWCIDQMVEYYKDKKIDAVAAVESRGFIFSAPFAKAMQIPLILVRKAGKLPGVTLKKSYQLEYGKAEVEIHQSDVPQGKNVLLVDDLLATGGTMGAAVELLTMGGANVKHIFGIIGLPFLKYADKLPGIEIKTLIEYESENVGS; translated from the coding sequence ATGTCCAGTAATTTCAACCTAGATGATTCAATACGAAAAATAGAAGATTTTCCTCATAAAGGAATTCTTTACTATGATATAACAAGCATATTAACCAATCCCGAAGCCTTCTCATGGTGTATTGATCAGATGGTTGAATATTATAAAGACAAAAAAATAGATGCTGTGGCGGCTGTGGAATCCAGAGGGTTTATTTTTTCGGCTCCCTTTGCAAAGGCCATGCAAATACCTCTTATCCTGGTGAGAAAAGCGGGAAAACTCCCCGGTGTGACACTCAAAAAGTCATATCAGTTGGAATATGGAAAAGCCGAGGTTGAAATTCATCAAAGTGATGTTCCTCAGGGAAAGAATGTGCTCCTTGTGGATGACCTCTTGGCAACAGGTGGAACTATGGGGGCTGCTGTGGAATTGCTCACCATGGGTGGTGCTAATGTAAAGCATATTTTTGGTATCATTGGACTTCCGTTCTTAAAATATGCTGATAAATTACCAGGAATTGAGATCAAAACACTCATTGAGTATGAGAGTGAAAATGTAGGGTCCTGA
- the tsaD gene encoding tRNA (adenosine(37)-N6)-threonylcarbamoyltransferase complex transferase subunit TsaD — protein sequence MYILGIESSCDECAASVVQDGSTIRSNVIATQIELHKPWQGVVPEIASRLHTRWIWSVVEQALSEAGINKDELDGIAVTNRPGLVGSLLVGLSFAKGLAWSLGVPFIGVDHIRAHLYAPHLENDIPYPYLGLLVSGGHTVISIVRSFDDIEVLGTTIDDACGEAFDKVAKYYDLGYPGGIAIDKLSSQGDPKAFRFPSPNLHKGDHVFDVSYSGLKTAVINQLDQFLNPGFDKTKENIAASFQKRAIDILIKKVKRAVEFTGIRTVVAGGGVTANSYMRTSLTNLHEVTTYYPSMELCTDNAAMIAGIGYQYLKVGETSDFSENAKARVPSFKRGYP from the coding sequence ATGTATATATTGGGAATAGAATCCTCTTGTGATGAATGTGCTGCTTCTGTTGTTCAGGACGGAAGTACTATCCGTAGTAATGTTATCGCCACACAGATCGAACTTCATAAACCATGGCAGGGTGTTGTACCAGAGATCGCATCCCGTCTTCATACCCGGTGGATCTGGTCTGTAGTAGAGCAGGCTCTCTCTGAAGCCGGAATCAATAAAGATGAACTGGACGGCATCGCCGTAACAAATAGGCCGGGTCTTGTCGGCTCTCTTTTGGTAGGCTTATCCTTTGCCAAAGGGTTGGCTTGGTCTTTAGGGGTTCCTTTTATCGGAGTCGATCATATCAGAGCCCATCTCTATGCACCCCATCTTGAAAATGACATTCCCTATCCCTATTTGGGATTGCTTGTATCTGGTGGGCATACAGTGATCTCCATAGTCCGCAGTTTTGATGATATTGAGGTTTTAGGAACAACCATTGATGATGCCTGTGGAGAGGCTTTTGATAAAGTGGCTAAGTACTATGATTTGGGATATCCCGGAGGAATTGCCATTGATAAGCTCTCTTCTCAGGGAGATCCCAAGGCATTCCGATTTCCCAGTCCGAATCTACACAAAGGTGATCATGTCTTTGATGTTTCCTATTCGGGACTAAAGACCGCTGTCATTAATCAACTGGATCAATTTTTAAATCCTGGTTTTGATAAAACAAAGGAAAATATCGCCGCTTCATTTCAAAAACGGGCTATTGATATACTCATTAAGAAAGTAAAACGTGCCGTAGAATTTACAGGAATCAGAACCGTTGTTGCCGGTGGGGGTGTGACGGCTAATTCTTATATGAGGACCTCATTAACAAATCTCCACGAGGTGACAACTTACTATCCTTCAATGGAGCTGTGTACAGACAATGCGGCCATGATTGCGGGCATCGGTTATCAGTATTTGAAAGTTGGAGAAACATCGGATTTTTCTGAAAATGCAAAAGCCAGAGTTCCCTCCTTTAAAAGAGGTTATCCTTGA
- a CDS encoding sigma-70 family RNA polymerase sigma factor yields MKYTTDTSYDTSFKFYLDEISRYKLLTFEEEVMLAEKIANGDEKARLKMINSNLRLVVKMARSYQISGVSLMDLVQEGNLGLIKAAERYDYRKNVRFCTYAAWWIKQAITRFLTDRSRSIRLPYRKEESLRHINDFIHVFGIQHKRSPSLQEISEGTKVKYNDVVSIMEFSSNPVSLYSETNIENGCLMDVLSDDNYNPDGDFFTKCAEQDTRDSLYKLKENERNIIRYRYNFVDGKKHTLKTIGEKMGISPETVRQIEIRALKKLKEEASELKDYIQG; encoded by the coding sequence ATGAAATACACGACAGATACATCTTATGATACAAGTTTTAAATTTTATCTTGATGAAATAAGCCGATATAAGTTACTCACATTTGAAGAAGAAGTCATGCTGGCAGAAAAAATTGCCAACGGAGATGAGAAAGCCAGGTTGAAGATGATTAACTCAAATTTGAGGTTGGTTGTCAAAATGGCACGATCTTATCAGATTTCAGGTGTCAGCCTTATGGATTTGGTTCAGGAAGGCAATTTAGGGTTGATAAAAGCGGCAGAACGATATGATTATAGAAAGAATGTCCGTTTTTGTACCTATGCAGCCTGGTGGATAAAACAGGCTATCACCCGATTTTTAACAGACCGTAGCCGTTCAATCAGACTTCCTTATCGAAAAGAGGAATCTCTTCGTCATATCAATGATTTTATTCATGTCTTTGGTATCCAGCATAAGAGATCTCCATCGCTTCAGGAAATTTCTGAGGGAACAAAGGTCAAATACAATGATGTTGTTTCAATCATGGAATTTTCATCTAATCCCGTGTCTCTTTATTCCGAGACAAATATTGAGAATGGTTGTCTTATGGATGTTCTGTCCGATGATAACTATAACCCTGATGGTGATTTTTTTACAAAATGTGCTGAACAGGATACAAGAGACTCTCTTTACAAGCTTAAGGAGAATGAGAGGAATATCATCCGCTACAGGTATAATTTTGTAGACGGCAAAAAGCACACCCTTAAGACGATTGGTGAAAAGATGGGTATTTCTCCTGAAACTGTTCGGCAAATTGAGATCAGAGCGCTTAAAAAATTAAAAGAAGAAGCCTCTGAGTTGAAAGATTATATACAGGGCTGA
- a CDS encoding rod-binding protein: protein MDNISAAGNYHLSNNSSVQLEGKLQSNKVSSGEMDKLKEACNDFEAIFIKQMLDSMKKTINYSDLSKRNMGEEIFDDMLYDEYAKKMSGTAGLGIGNMMFQQLSRQLPSDIL from the coding sequence ATGGATAATATAAGTGCTGCAGGTAACTATCATTTAAGTAATAATTCCTCCGTCCAACTGGAAGGTAAACTGCAGTCCAATAAGGTTAGTTCCGGTGAAATGGATAAGCTGAAAGAGGCTTGCAACGATTTTGAGGCCATCTTTATCAAACAGATGCTGGACTCTATGAAAAAGACAATCAACTATTCCGATTTAAGCAAGAGGAATATGGGTGAAGAGATCTTTGATGACATGCTCTATGATGAGTATGCTAAAAAGATGAGCGGCACAGCCGGTCTCGGCATTGGCAATATGATGTTTCAGCAACTCTCAAGACAGTTACCCTCTGATATTCTTTAA
- the flgG gene encoding flagellar basal-body rod protein FlgG, with the protein MMRSLWTAASGMNGQQFNIDTISNNLSNVNTTGFKQVRADFEDLIYQTQKIAGTPATEDTVVPTGIQVGHGVKVAASQRMFTQGSLQNTGNESDIAIQGEGFFRTLQIDGSFGYTRDGSFKIDSNGQLVTSNGNKVLPEIILPEGFIRESFAISQDGRINVKLPGSDDPVEVGQVQLFRFVNPAGLQAIGENTFKLTSASGDPIGGRPGFDGMGKVYQKFLESSNVSVVKEMVNMIVAQRAYELNSKAIQTSDTMLGIANNLKR; encoded by the coding sequence ATGATGAGATCATTATGGACCGCTGCCTCAGGAATGAACGGACAGCAGTTTAACATTGATACAATTTCCAATAACCTCTCCAATGTAAATACTACGGGTTTTAAGCAGGTTCGAGCCGATTTTGAAGATCTGATTTATCAGACTCAAAAAATAGCCGGAACTCCCGCAACAGAAGATACGGTTGTTCCTACTGGTATTCAGGTAGGTCATGGTGTAAAAGTTGCAGCCTCACAGCGAATGTTTACCCAGGGATCTCTCCAGAATACAGGAAACGAATCGGATATTGCCATTCAGGGAGAGGGTTTTTTCAGAACTCTTCAAATTGATGGTAGCTTTGGATATACAAGAGACGGTTCTTTTAAAATTGACAGCAATGGTCAGCTTGTTACTTCTAACGGAAATAAAGTACTCCCGGAAATTATCCTTCCAGAGGGGTTTATCAGAGAATCCTTCGCCATAAGCCAGGATGGGCGAATTAATGTAAAGCTACCCGGTAGCGATGATCCTGTCGAAGTGGGGCAGGTCCAGCTTTTTCGTTTTGTCAATCCCGCAGGTCTGCAGGCCATAGGTGAAAATACATTCAAACTGACTAGTGCTTCGGGAGATCCCATAGGAGGACGTCCCGGGTTTGACGGTATGGGTAAGGTCTATCAAAAGTTTCTTGAAAGTTCCAATGTGTCAGTTGTAAAAGAAATGGTTAACATGATTGTTGCCCAGAGGGCCTATGAGTTGAACTCCAAAGCCATACAGACATCGGATACCATGTTGGGTATCGCCAATAATCTGAAGAGGTAG
- a CDS encoding flagellar hook-basal body protein produces the protein MIRGLYTASSGMQAQQHRLNALSNNLANVDLTGYKRDTSVHKAFPEMMIRRFNDDGVHQFPIGSVDTAPIVGKLGTGVEYNESFTVFEQGALKETSNPFDVAMDGDGFFTIQTNNGERFTRNGSFILGKEGLLLTKEGYPVLGEDGPIQIKLNNFTIDSKGRIFQNGELSDNPQRLVSMDENDWADSELVDTLKIVQFEGNGNRFLKKQGSSLWNNNLESGEPMATSLENRPKVLQGFLEASNVNPVSEMVNMIEVNRAYEANQKVISSQDSLLNKLINGAAKY, from the coding sequence ATGATTCGTGGACTCTATACTGCTTCAAGTGGAATGCAGGCACAACAGCACAGATTGAACGCACTATCCAATAACTTGGCGAATGTTGATCTGACTGGTTACAAACGCGACACTTCTGTACATAAGGCCTTTCCTGAAATGATGATCCGCAGGTTTAATGATGACGGTGTTCACCAGTTTCCCATCGGTTCGGTAGATACTGCACCCATTGTTGGAAAACTTGGAACCGGCGTTGAATATAATGAGTCCTTCACCGTTTTCGAACAGGGGGCTCTTAAAGAAACCTCCAATCCTTTCGATGTAGCCATGGATGGTGACGGATTTTTTACAATTCAGACAAACAATGGCGAAAGATTCACACGTAATGGTTCATTCATCCTCGGTAAAGAGGGGCTTCTTTTAACAAAAGAGGGGTATCCTGTTCTTGGTGAAGATGGTCCAATTCAGATAAAACTCAATAACTTTACCATAGACTCCAAAGGGAGAATTTTTCAGAATGGGGAGCTTTCTGACAATCCTCAGAGGCTTGTTTCTATGGATGAGAATGATTGGGCAGATTCAGAGCTGGTAGATACCCTGAAGATTGTCCAGTTTGAGGGTAACGGCAATCGTTTCCTGAAAAAACAGGGAAGCAGCCTTTGGAATAACAACCTTGAATCCGGTGAACCTATGGCCACCTCCCTTGAGAATCGTCCCAAGGTTTTGCAAGGATTCCTTGAAGCCTCCAATGTGAACCCCGTGAGCGAGATGGTCAACATGATAGAGGTCAACAGAGCCTATGAGGCTAATCAGAAGGTGATCAGCTCTCAGGACTCACTTCTCAATAAATTGATAAACGGTGCGGCTAAGTATTAA